The Anolis carolinensis isolate JA03-04 chromosome 1, rAnoCar3.1.pri, whole genome shotgun sequence genome window below encodes:
- the LOC103282429 gene encoding uncharacterized protein LOC103282429 — translation MLEYIQHLKAMLSMDNGDLKPSTFEPLAHYVLVVLGSNWLHYVRHDITSFLEYCVPTSHFDTESTGTISHNVKQETDERIKKERQHLWLHDPQGRGRHKKKGRKKGAPKSYDIGQGTEGKSPTPQDAPTPQNEPDLLSNTVVLKVFRKAAHKMQDVELERILRLLQEMEACQEAAEREKRMDCVKKFLDICDKPGNGRLNVHLPKELKRRLKEELDQGEISDFSWNEIRLFLHSIVAPGFEQFWDEVSKWLKKHGLQEASQIPEEHWRKLEPLLQSIAARVALEHLRSQKGQSGSAAATAHPTREDRASFCQSVKKAAEGWPTIEILHFLKHLQLHGPPVLESGLHFLLEVQKFKNAHHAWPDMALLKKKVQVIRECFLTSQIEPQLQVAVDTKRLGRAIRAAERALQKDNPFPPPGLFDELKDSVFSILLPYWAAFQKQWLKRSPTSAQKAPVLRHQLLLQKRKAMFEAPQKSLQSLRLPPLQQPKRGQGSSCQDGFTYAFSLSKGLTLQYSRRESTTLSKTSSYVFGNRKKSTGFQYPSFCNVPVLI, via the exons ATGCTTGAATACATCCAGCATCTCAAGGCAAtgctgtctatggacaatggagATTTGAAACCTTCTACTTTTGAGCCTCTTGCTCACTATGTACTTGTTGTTTTGGGTAGCAACTGGCTCCACTATGTTCGCCATGACATCACATCTTTTCTTGA ATATTGTGTACCAACATCTCACTTTGATACTGAAAGTACTGGAACCATAAGCCACAATGTGAAGCAGGAGACAGATGAGAG GATAAAGAAGGAGAGACAACATCTCTGGCTTCATGACCCACAAGGCAGAGGGAGGCATAAGAAAaagggcagaaagaagggggctcCCAAATCTTACGATATTGGCCAGGGAACTGAAGGAAAATCTCCAACTCCTCAGGATGCCCCCACTCCTCAAAATGAACCAGACTTGCTTAGCAACACAGTAGTTCTGAAAGTATTTAGAAAAGCAGCTCATAAAATGCAAGATGTGGAACTGGAAAGAATTCTGAGACTGCTTCAGGAAATGGAGGCCTGCCAAGAAGCTGCAGAGAGAGAAAAGCGTATGGATTGTGTAAAGAAATTTCTAGATATCTGTGACAAGCCAGGGAATGGGAGATTAAATGTCCACCTCCCCAAGGAGCTGAAACGAAGGTTAAAAGAAGAGCTGGACCAGGGAGAAATAAGTGATTTCAGCTGGAATGAAATCCGACTATTCTTGCATTCTATTGTGGCCCCTGGTTTTGAGCAGTTTTGGGATGAGGTGAGTAAATGGTTGAAGAAGCATGGGCTGCAGGAGGCCTCCCAAATCCCAGAGGAACATTGGCGCAAGCTGGAACCGTTGCTACAATCAATAGCCGCCAGAGTGGCTCTTGAGCATTTAAGGAGCCAGAAAGGCCAGTCTGGCTCTGCAGCAGCCACAGCTCATCCCACCAGGGAAGACAGGGCCTCTTTTTGTCAGTCTGTAAAGAAGGCTGCCGAGGGTTGGCCCACCATCGAGATCCTCCATTTCCTTAAACACCTGCAGCTGCATGGTCCTCCTGTGCTGGAGAGTGGCTTGCATTTTCTGCTGGAGGTGCAGAAATTCAAGAATGCCCATCACGCCTGGCCTGACATGGCTCTTCTGAAGAAAAAGGTCCAAGTGATCCGGGAATGTTTCCTCACCTCTCAGATTGAGCCCCAGCTTCAG GTGGCAGTGGATACTAAGAGGCTGGGCAGGGCCATCCGGGCAGCTGAGCGAGCCCTCCAGAAGGACAACCCATTTCCCCCTCCAGGCTTGTTTGATGAGCTGAAGGATTCAGTCTTCAGCATCCTGCTGCCGTACTGGGCTGCCTTCCAAAAGCAATGGCTCAAGCGATCTCCTACGAGTGCCCAGAAAGCCCCAG TGCTGAGGCATCAGCTGCTTCTGCAGAAGAGGAAAGCCATGTTTGAAGCGCCTCAAAAATCTCTACAGTCTCTCCGGCTTCCACCACTCCAGCAGCCAAAGAGAGGCCAGGGGAGCAGTTGTCAGGATGGATTTACTTATGCCTTCTCCCTCAGTAAAGGTCTCACACTGCAG TACTCAAGACGAGAAAGCACAACTTTGAGCAAAACCAGCTCCTATGTGTTTGGAAACAGGAAGAAGTCAACTGGATTTCAATATCCTTCATTTTGTAATGTACCAGTGCTAATTTGA